The sequence below is a genomic window from Schistocerca gregaria isolate iqSchGreg1 chromosome 5, iqSchGreg1.2, whole genome shotgun sequence.
AGAATAATTTTGATGGTTGCTCCTGTACACAAGTCTGCAGAACAATATATAAACAAAGTAGGAAATTTATGGTTCAAAACACATTAGTTTGAGTAGTATTAGATGTAGCTGGGATGTGCCTCTCATCTTCTATGTTCACTGAACTTCTCATGCAGCCTTTCATTTAGCATGCAATCTGAACTAGAGTCAAACTATGTACTGCCTGAGGTGAGGGGCAGACAGGATTCTTAACTCCAGTATTGCTGTACTCCTGGCTTTTTAAATGAATGTCAACGCTGTTTTGTTTTCTACCAATTTTGTTCAGATGGTGAAGGAAAAGTTTTGAAAGGtaaattaataaatgcaggaacAGGTTCTCTCATTCTgaaacatatccatttttaataagaCTTCTACAATGGCATTAGTATGCCACACTTATAAGATAATTGCTTATTGAGTGAACAGTCTTTGGCAATTCACACACTGAGTCAGGTACTATTTTATAATGTACTGGAATGTTGCAATAGCCCAAAACTTTATTTTGCAACGTTTTTAGAAAATAATTTCTTCCAGCTCCACACAGTTAAAGGGTGAGTCTGCTGTAATAACACATTCGTGAGACTAAgaattttctgtttctttgtatctgaaaaaaaggtgaaatttcAAATAAGCAACTTTACAACATTGTATGCAGAAATAAAAAGACAATgcataaaaaaacaataaaacatttctaAATCAGCACTGTGCAGTAATTCACCAAATTCAACAGCAACTACAACTGATAAAGTTAAGCTTTCTTTACTAAAGACATTCCTTATTACCAATGTTTCCCCACGAGACTTTTCTGCAGTGACTCAAATACTGTGTTTTACTGATAAAACCCAAAACCGTTCATTTTTAGTAGTCAACTATTCCTCTTTTTGTTCAGGAATGAGCTGCGATACTTTCACTCAGCATGTGAATGAAAATTCATGGGAGGGTCTTTGTATGTTGTTTGCATCTTGTACTTGTAATATTTTCTCTATTTTCTCTTACTGTACTACGTTACGCTGCTTGACATATTCCTTACTTCCATAGATATGAAACAGTATGCACATTATTCAATATACTAGAGAATTTGATGTGATTCATTCAATGAAATAAGGGAAGATAACTATCATTTGTACTGTAATATGTTTGAATTAGAGGCCAAAGATAAAGGAGCAGAATGGTGACTCCTTTacagaacaaatgaaagaaataGGGGGATAAAAGTTACTGCATACGATAAGAGATATAAGAAACTAAATGTTCATGTGTTACAAATGAATTTTTCCATATGCTTCCCATGCACTTTTAATAGATATTAGTCAACAGGTCAAATCTTCACCAACTTTTTGGCAACCCAGAGATAACTGGATGTACCTACCATTTTTCTCAGATGTAGGGAAGAGGAGTTACAAAGAAAGTCAGGCTCACAACACAAgcaccatcacacacacacacacacacacacacacacacacacacacacacacacacacaactactgaCATGAGCGCAAAATGCTAActgtcgttctctctctctctctctctctctctctctctctctctctctctctctctctctctgtgtgtgtgtgtgtgtgtgtgtgtgtgtgtgtgtgtgtgtgtgtgtgtgtgtgtcatctttacAATGTGAGCTCAGTATCAACCCTAATTATACTCAGTAATCATCAACATAATATTAAGCAAAACTAACATTCTGAAAGTTGTTGGCTTCTCAAATGCAGACGTTTCCTTCCTATAATAAATGTAACCTACTGATATTGCACAACAAAATTGGTCTAAGATGTTAGGAAAATTAGAGATATTTTAAAAAGCTATTAAAATTTATGATTTCCAACCAGATAGTTTAGAGATAGTTGCTCATTTTAACCCAACACACTCAAAATAGCAAGCACCTTTAATGCTACATTTCTATCAAGCAACGAAAGCTCATGTACACGGTTGATTGTATGCTGCTGAAAATTGCTGGTAGTATGTTCACACTGCTTTGAAACATCCTAGTAAATAGATTCATGTTCAGCTCATGTTTTATATATTCCGCTGGATTCCCTTGAAGTTAACTGAAGTGATCATGAACAGTCAACATCCAGCTACATTCTTTAGGACTCTGATTTAAACCTAACATTTGATTTACACAAATCACATTATTTTCTTAACTTAAATATAAAGTTAATATGGCAACAGACACAACACACTCCTGGGAAGCATATATGTACGTGCACTCACTTTACACACCACTTAGCCTTTGCAGGTTAAAGTACTGATACAAGAGTTGGCAGGATGAAAGAGACTGATTCATCACACTGCAGAACTGTAATACTCACTTGCATTTTGTGCAGGTGAAAAAAATTGTTTGCCCTTCATCTGCAGATCGAAGCTGCAAAGTGGTATATGACATTTTATCATTGTTACATTTTGGGCACTTTCGCTCTACAACTGGACCAGCTGCTTCATCATCTTgcattttttgttctttctttttagCCTTTACTGCTGCATAATCATCAAGATTATTGAAGTGTACTATGTATGATGTTTCCATTGCACCAAAAACTGAAAGAAAGAATGCCTAGAAAATTCTGCAATCTAAAAGATACGAGTTGTACACTATTAACGAAGTTAAATTTACTAAGCTCTCGTAATCATACAATACAGAAATAACAACGAAATATAAAGTAAAAAGAAATATATTACTGACAAGAATTAATCATTGGTTGTGGTAAAGCTACAAAGAAAATGGGAACTTTCACCCTCTTGTGTTAACTGTGGTAGGGGATACAGTGGCATTATATTCATGACCATCATCCATGGAGTTTTCTTGATGTATAGAGTATTCTGTGAGGTTTTGGGCTTGCAGTTGGATGACATCAACTTCCTGATATGATATTTCAACTAACAACAATTCGGCTATCTTCAGGTGCATTTTCACTGAATCTGTTttaagatggctgaatggttgtgagctgaaatattgtggcaagatctTGACATCATCCAGCTGCCAGCCCAAAAATTCATGGAGTTAATCATCCACTCTGTTGACATCCATtgcggggggagagggagggggatggCCCAAGgtccacgagagagagagagagagagagagagagagagagagagagagagagagagagagtgagtgagtgtgctcTACCAGTCACAGTTGCCATGAAAGGTATGTGTGAGAAAACCCAACTTTATCAAAGAAACTTTCAGTtgagaaaactaataaattatgagacagaatttctGGCCAGTGCTTACTTCTGAGCGGAGAGGGGGCTAAATGCACAGATCCCCAAAAATACATACAAAAAGTAAAATTGCACCCTAACTTTTAGAACTAATAGTCCCTCCCTTGGGGAAGAAAGGGAACTAGGCTGGGAAGATTAAAAAGGAAGGATCATTTGGGCACTCAACAGGATGGTCATCATCACTCTTATGAAGTGTCAGTGTGCCAATCGCCTGGGGGTGTGGGGTGGGGGTCTCAGGTTGACTACATGGGTGGAGTTCCTTATAACATATGAACGTCCATCTATCAATTATAAAAACCACCATCATGAGACATTAAACTATGACACACAAAATTGAGAAATGAAAATACCAAACTGCCAGGGAAAGCTATCAATTTAGAGCACACAGACCTTCCCTCTGCAGCACTTTAATAAATGAGACCTGACAGTCCACAAAATTTGAAAACTTGCATTACATTGTTTTCAGAGTCGTTGAGGATGTGGACAGATCT
It includes:
- the LOC126272003 gene encoding DNA-directed RNA polymerase I subunit RPA12; translation: MNFVAEPGFCSECGSILPDLGSSGGVTCYTCKKEYGPEVFGAMETSYIVHFNNLDDYAAVKAKKKEQKMQDDEAAGPVVERKCPKCNNDKMSYTTLQLRSADEGQTIFFTCTKCKYKETENS